The following are from one region of the Streptomyces tuirus genome:
- a CDS encoding DEAD/DEAH box helicase has product MTAVQTSAEQSGVTTGQDQYPAGAQVVVRDEEWLVRSSMPTEDDGTRIEVVGVSEFVRDQEAVFFSGLDRIELLDPRETTLVMDDSPNYRRSRLFLEAVLRRTALPQSERRLALADSFLMDSLPYQRRPAELALSGANLRPRLLIADVVGLGKTLEIGLTLAELIRRGRGERILVVTPQHVLEQFQHELWTRFAIPLVRLDSVGIERIQREIPAGRNPFTSFKRVIVSIDTLKNTAQYQHHLEQIRWDAVVIDESHNLINRGSLRNQLARTLAPRTDALILASATPHNGDAKSFAELIGLLDPVAIRDPENYRAADIEHLFIRRTKISPEVREQMKGQWADRGPSHSVHCPATPAEEKIFEELAAVWLPGEGGTSVSSVPLFPYTLLKSFLSSHAALRATVSARIKTLEKKDDPQGTAAELVALQRLSELAADLTEADSAKFAALVRQLREEIGVGPGSDERVVVFSERVQTLEWLAEVLPAALGFKGRAARDCVRIMHGGLSDEQQMACVEEFGLADTPVRVLVTGDVASEGVNLHRQCHQLVHYDVPWSLIRIEQRNGRIDRYGQARPPEFRALILTSEVEGAKDDTVVAERLLEREDQAHRSLGTAEAVTGLYRAEAEEKSLIQDLLRGRTVDESLDARRSGADGEDAGLDDFLADFFGPVGEEAAPAEPTESGGSAAAPGTEASGGRAAASPVLPRLFDSTAQFLDDALREVYPDARELLDLERDQQSGLLSFRPPTELVHRLKALPSDYLREQRLRERMLVTFNRRLAEHSLQRARESSTSSWPEISLLTDLHPVVEWLTDKVLVGMGRQEAPMITANVAEPIYLVQGVYSNKLGRPTVVKWMGVTRQGAIDDTMVSLLHRCGVGPSMANKGHYRDSKQLREALPNVLRWAEEFLAERRDAWEAPLREPIAEYKRKLATWHQPTLDEGRDRQRLADLADSLLTTGRPLLRVLAVLVPDPDHKDNDGPPLVHLGPPPLSPPAVWWPRPAATR; this is encoded by the coding sequence GTGACCGCCGTCCAGACAAGTGCGGAGCAGAGCGGCGTCACCACGGGCCAGGATCAGTATCCGGCCGGCGCCCAGGTGGTCGTGCGGGACGAGGAGTGGCTGGTCAGGAGCTCGATGCCGACGGAGGACGACGGTACCCGGATCGAGGTCGTCGGGGTGTCGGAGTTCGTCCGTGACCAGGAGGCCGTGTTCTTCTCCGGCCTGGACCGCATCGAGCTGCTCGACCCTCGTGAGACGACGCTCGTCATGGACGACTCCCCGAACTACCGGCGCTCCCGGCTGTTCCTGGAGGCGGTCCTGCGACGCACCGCGCTCCCCCAGTCGGAGCGTCGGCTCGCCCTGGCCGACTCGTTCCTGATGGACTCGCTGCCGTACCAGCGGCGGCCCGCCGAGCTGGCCCTGTCCGGCGCCAACCTCCGCCCGCGGCTGCTGATCGCGGACGTGGTGGGCCTCGGCAAGACCCTGGAGATCGGTCTGACGCTGGCCGAGCTGATCCGTCGCGGTAGGGGCGAGCGCATCCTGGTCGTCACCCCGCAGCATGTGCTGGAGCAGTTCCAGCACGAGCTGTGGACGCGGTTCGCGATCCCGCTGGTGCGGCTGGACTCGGTCGGCATCGAGCGGATCCAGCGGGAGATCCCGGCCGGCCGCAACCCCTTCACCTCGTTCAAGCGGGTCATCGTCTCCATCGACACCCTGAAGAACACCGCCCAGTACCAGCACCATCTGGAGCAGATCCGCTGGGACGCGGTCGTCATCGACGAGTCGCACAACCTGATCAACCGCGGCTCCCTGCGCAACCAGCTCGCACGCACCCTCGCCCCCCGCACCGACGCCCTCATCCTCGCGTCCGCGACCCCGCACAACGGCGACGCGAAGTCGTTCGCTGAGCTGATCGGCCTGCTGGACCCGGTGGCGATCAGGGACCCGGAGAACTACCGCGCGGCCGACATCGAGCACCTCTTCATCCGCCGGACGAAGATCAGCCCTGAGGTGCGGGAGCAGATGAAGGGCCAGTGGGCGGACCGCGGCCCCTCCCACTCCGTGCACTGCCCGGCCACCCCTGCCGAGGAGAAAATCTTCGAGGAGCTGGCGGCCGTCTGGCTGCCCGGTGAGGGCGGCACCTCGGTGAGTTCGGTGCCCCTCTTCCCGTACACGCTGCTGAAGTCGTTCCTGTCCTCCCACGCGGCGCTGCGGGCCACGGTCTCCGCGCGCATCAAGACCCTGGAGAAGAAGGACGACCCGCAGGGCACCGCCGCCGAACTGGTTGCCCTCCAGCGGCTGTCGGAACTGGCCGCCGACCTGACCGAGGCGGACTCGGCGAAGTTCGCCGCGCTCGTGCGTCAGCTTCGCGAGGAGATCGGTGTCGGGCCCGGCTCCGACGAACGGGTCGTGGTGTTCTCCGAGCGCGTGCAGACCCTGGAGTGGCTGGCCGAAGTACTGCCCGCTGCACTGGGCTTCAAGGGCCGGGCCGCCCGGGACTGCGTCCGGATCATGCACGGCGGTCTCTCCGACGAGCAGCAGATGGCGTGTGTCGAGGAGTTCGGCCTGGCCGACACGCCCGTACGGGTCCTGGTGACCGGTGATGTGGCCTCCGAGGGCGTCAACCTGCACCGCCAGTGTCACCAGTTGGTGCACTACGACGTGCCGTGGTCGCTGATCCGGATCGAGCAGCGCAACGGCCGTATCGACCGCTACGGGCAGGCCAGGCCCCCGGAGTTCCGCGCGCTGATCCTGACCAGCGAGGTCGAGGGCGCCAAGGACGACACGGTGGTCGCCGAGCGGCTGCTGGAACGTGAGGACCAGGCCCACCGTTCCCTGGGAACGGCGGAGGCGGTGACCGGTCTGTACCGGGCGGAGGCGGAGGAGAAGTCCCTCATCCAGGACCTGCTGCGCGGCCGGACCGTTGACGAGTCCCTGGACGCCCGCCGCTCCGGCGCGGACGGCGAGGATGCGGGGCTGGACGACTTCCTGGCGGACTTCTTCGGCCCGGTCGGTGAAGAAGCGGCACCGGCGGAACCCACGGAGAGCGGCGGCTCCGCTGCCGCTCCCGGTACGGAGGCGTCAGGCGGCCGGGCCGCCGCGAGCCCCGTGCTCCCCCGTCTCTTCGACTCGACCGCGCAGTTCCTGGACGACGCGCTGCGCGAGGTGTACCCGGACGCCCGCGAGCTGCTGGACCTGGAGCGCGACCAGCAGTCGGGGCTGCTCTCGTTCCGTCCCCCGACGGAACTCGTCCATCGTCTCAAGGCGCTCCCGAGCGACTACCTGCGCGAGCAGCGGCTGCGCGAGCGCATGCTCGTGACGTTCAACCGCCGCCTCGCCGAACACTCCCTCCAGCGCGCCCGGGAGTCGTCCACGTCGAGCTGGCCGGAGATCTCCCTCCTCACGGACCTGCACCCGGTCGTCGAGTGGCTCACCGACAAGGTCCTCGTCGGGATGGGCCGCCAGGAGGCCCCCATGATCACGGCGAACGTGGCGGAGCCCATCTATCTCGTCCAGGGCGTGTACTCGAACAAGCTGGGCAGGCCCACGGTCGTGAAGTGGATGGGGGTGACTCGCCAGGGCGCGATCGACGACACCATGGTGTCACTGCTGCACCGCTGCGGGGTCGGCCCCAGTATGGCCAACAAGGGCCACTACCGCGACAGTAAGCAGCTACGCGAGGCCCTGCCCAACGTACTGCGCTGGGCAGAGGAATTCCTCGCCGAGCGCCGCGACGCCTGGGAGGCGCCACTGCGCGAGCCCATCGCGGAGTACAAGCGCAAGCTCGCCACCTGGCATCAGCCAACTCTTGATGAGGGACGCGACAGGCAACGCTTGGCCGACCTCGCCGACTCCTTGCTGACGACAGGCCGACCACTGCTGCGGGTACTCGCGGTGTTGGTGCCGGACCCGGACCACAAGGACAATGACGGCCCGCCGCTCGTCCACCTCGGACCCCCGCCGCTGTCGCCGCCCGCCGTGTGGTGGCCCCGCCCCGCCGCGACCCGCTGA